The following coding sequences lie in one Cercospora beticola chromosome 9, complete sequence genomic window:
- a CDS encoding uncharacterized protein (BUSCO:EOG09261DG0), with the protein MSSVESLRHAALTAKQDQLKSLASSHSAELRALLAVYNTINDNTSLNSLVNAKFGADSVTEDEAVFLRDHDLSSGRTFDATLLAIRPPPASTPQQQPSDASISVSKLESTPAGFSGPRDGTPSAAAAPKQGIVTAKADETAISIPEVASTVHEPLPALNKASAYPSPSIQATREASPTAAVAQPVDVAAPLPVEDAQLSASTKQLLDQQRPASPAKTVHLPPQEVQEEGLREREAAEAQRKLEPEVKSTQRLHAPNAEAASSPSSTVGAHSAATPQAPQESPDTSPDSELAVEVPKDLQPTPEQIREKEEHDRVLEAQKEIARQEALGDVSTPDDQLKWEERAAAAREATERASREDVGGPEPDVKDSARQTEAEEAVGEVEMDQPEEPVEGPSVKDAKPALEDVDEEAASRTNMQDDGDNITVSTRDRPQLSVDTAKQHPPVEPEESTPAVTPAPPRMTTRVSSGAMRQKSVSEILGQDRAHSQSADNTPASRKDLHSPAAVSPLTQRHQHDNSGTLRRDSTLTQSTRPPRLLAQYRQPDDIDSAIDQLERLKGAADDPDKDYLEPLFRIQAHESPNSRTRTLPELIKMVPKALSTDDHFISLHERLDFRMLRRIYQLQNANKWSLRQMEKQKEPPQPFTHHDHMMEEMRWMRKDFRAERQMKKSVCAWLAQRCADWCHADAEERTKMQVKVKKTDEGTESVPDLDGGESAREDDLDPPTPREGSPIPTTVVVPPELKGTIDRLDKSGKLSKALATLPHAGLLDLAGRHPNQSYTAVSKFVEGRVLPTVSRPSLKRSRYEYDDEDEFLDAQPKSKRLRENARSDPEGSDCALFDPVNKPIRDRLHSNNAFRPPSEFLMPNTQFYEYRAGSQWIWEDDQKLRKLAKDYSFNWSLIADEMSLSTRYKSSAERRTPWECFERWVDLESLPADMRKTVYFKTWYARLEQAQQASERRYQQQVQAIQQQAAQNGAPSHVPMRRKTTPTRVEKRRSTRYLWMVEGFRKLAKKREQAAWKQAETARAAAQRKTQADANPPVRSMKMTPQEFSKKRAERDAAMLEQARQHRAKIIEAQRQQLAAARAAQQMQMAGGPQAQAAAGQQRPPGANMPAQQAQMQVNGQQVPNVNAQMAASQQGRANLQMAQRNGHLAPPHVNGQGIPQAQMQARAPQMAQHANLQAQPHPQQMRNPQYAGQQYPVANGNTVPTQQVSAHTTTQQQLQENQALLAAFQRSQQQQQQGNSTHNGNQQMNGSPSMPPPPTPQTAPQKLSSGHTPQIFAIQNQLRAANPSLSDEQIQALAIQQLSKQTGQQSSNQARQNAMNAASGMANQGQAGVPSQAYQQKQGQYVQRPVANGVNGMYSQVNGAANTQQQTGAAMSSQGNTNSSQAQEDYRAQLMRNQQLQMPQMRQMQSPNANHAQLYSSPVANNASPHMAATSPGQSPYQNVNQMSQVAGANGQRPVSRSNTPQMQRLSSSGSVNTVGNNGGMQSPGALSMPQNSPRSLPASMAQ; encoded by the exons ATGTCATCGGTCGAGTCGCTTCGCCATGCTGCACTCACGGCGAAACAGGACCAGTTG AAGTCGCTCGCATCGTCGCATTCTGCGGAGCTACGCGCGCTGCTGGCCGTCTACAACACCATCAACGATAACACCAGCCTCAACTCGTTGGTGAACGCGAAATTCGGTGCAGACAGCGTCACCGAAGATGAAGCAGTCTTTCTGCGTGATCATGACTTATCCAG CGGCCGCACTTTCGACGCGACATTGCTAGCCATTCGACCTCCACCTGCTTCTACGCCACAACAACAGCCTTCTGACGCGTCAATATCTGTATCAAAACTCGAAAGTACGCCCGCTGGATTCTCTGGGCCTCGCGATGGAACTCCGAGCGCGGCCGCGGCGCCGAAACAAGGCATTGTAACCGCGAAAGCAGATGAAACCGCGATTTCCATTCCAGAGGTCGCGTCCACAGTACACGAACCCCTCCCGGCTTTGAACAAGGCCAGTGCTTACCCATCTCCGTCAATCCAGGCCACACGGGAAGCGTCTCCCACAGCAGCGGTCGCCCAGCCAGTCGATGTCGCTGCTCCACTACCCGTGGAAGATGCTCAACTCTCAGCATCGACGAAGCAACTCCTAGACCAACAGCGACCGGCATCGCCTGCGAAGACTGTGCATCTTCCGCCGCAAGAGGTCCAGGAAGAGGGCCTACGGGAGCGCGAGGCGGCTGAAGCACAACGCAAGTTGGAGCCCGAAGTGAAGTCCACCCAGCGTCTTCATGCTCCGAATGCAGAAGCTGCTTCCTCTCCGTCCTCCACGGTAGGAGCTCACTCTGCTGCTACGCCCCAAGCTCCCCAGGAATCGCCAGATACGTCGCCAGACTCGGAGCTTGCAGTGGAAGTGCCCAAAGATCTCCAGCCGACGCCAGAGCAGATACGAGAGAAGGAAGAACACGATCGCGTATTGGAAGCACAGAAAGAGATTGCGAGGCAAGAAGCGCTTGGCGATGTATCAACGCCTGATGATCAGTTGAAATGGGAGGAACGTGCGGCAGCTGCAAGGGAAGCAACGGAACGTGCTTCGCGTGAGGATGTCGGCGGTCCAGAGCCTGACGTGAAGGACTCCGCACGTCAGACGGAGGCTGAAGAGGCGGTTGGTGAAGTGGAAATGGATCAACCTGAAGAGCCAGTCGAGGGACCTTCAGTCAAGGATGCGAAACCAGCTCTGGAAGATGTTGACGAAGAGGCAGCCTCCAGGACCAACATGCAAGACGATGGGGACAACATTACCGTCTCCACACGCGATAGACCTCAACTCTCGGTTGACACAGCCAAGCAGCATCCACCTGTCGAACCGGAAGAATCGACTCCCGCGGTGACCCCAGCTCCTCCTCGAATGACTACCAGAGTCTCGTCTGGGGCGATGCGACAAAAGTCGGTTTCCGAAATCTTGGGCCAGGATCGAGCGCACTCGCAGTCTGCTGATAACACACCGGCCTCTCGCAAAGACCTGCACTCTCCAGCGGCCGTCTCACCGCTCACGCAGCGCCACCAACATGATAACAGTGGAACATTACGGCGGGACTCAACACTGACACAAAGCACTCGTCCACCGCGCCTACTCGCACAGTATCGGCAGCCAGACGACATCGATTCAGCTATTGATCAACTTGAGAGGTTGAAAGGTGCCGCAGATGACCCCGACAAGGACTATCTGGAGCCTCTCTTCAGGATCCAGGCACACGAATCACCAAACTCGAGAACTAGGACTTTGCCTGAGCTCATCAAGATGGTGCCGAAAGCGCTGTCCACCGATGATCACTTCATTTCTCTGCATGAGCGACTGGACTTTCGCATGCTTAGACGCATTTACCAGCTTCAGAATGCAAACAAATGGTCGCTTCGACAaatggagaagcagaaagagcctCCGCAGCCATTCACTCATCACGACCACATGATGGAAGAAATGAGATGGATGCGAAAAGACTTCCGGGCAGAGCGGCAAATGAAGAAAAGTGTCTGTGCTTGGTTAGCTCAGAGGTGCGCGGACTGGTGCCATGCAGATGCGGAGGAGCGAACCAAGATGCAAGTaaaggtgaagaagacagATGAGGGCACAGAATCTGTTCCTGATCTTGACGGCGGGGAGTCCGCTCGCGAGGACGACCTTGATCCACCCACTCCACGAGAAGGCTCACCCATTCCCACAACCGTAGTGGTTCCCCCAGAGCTGAAGGGCACAATCGACCGCCTTGATAAATCCGGAAAGCTTTCAAAGGCTCTTGCTACACTGCCTCACGCTGGTCTACTGGATCTTGCGGGCAGGCATCCTAATCAATCCTACACAGCGGTCTCCAAGTTTGTTGAAGGGCGAGTGCTTCCGACTGTGAGCCGCCCGTCTCTAAAACGAAGTCGCTACGAgtatgatgatgaggatgagtttCTTGACGCCCAGCCGAAAAGCAAGAGACTCCGCGAGAATGCTCGATCTGATCCCGAGGGGTCTGATTGCGCTCTTTTCGATCCCGTCAACAAGCCTATTCGGGATCGGCTGCATTCGAACAATGCTTTCAGACCTCCATCTGAATTCTTGATGCCGAACACTCAATTTTACGAATATCGTGCCGGTTCTCAATGGATTTGGGAGGACGATCAAAAGCTTAGAAAGCTGGCAAAGGACTACTCGTTCAACTGGTCACTCATCGCCGACGAAATGAGCTTGAGCACGCGATACAAGAGCTCTGCAGAGCGACGCACCCCTTGGGAATGCTTTGAACGATGGGTCGACCTGGAATCCTTACCTGCGGATATGCGCAAGACGGTGTACTTCAAGACATGGTATGCCAGGCTGGAACAAGCGCAGCAGGCTTCGGAACGACGCTATCAGCAACAGGTGCAGGCCATTCAGCAGCAAGCTGCCCAGAACGGTGCGCCATCTCATGTGCCCATGCGACGTAAGACGACGCCCACGCGGGTGGAGAAACGACGCTCAACGCGATACTTGTGGATGGTGGAAGGCTTCCGTAAACTGGCTAAGAAGCGTGAGCAGGCGGCCTGGAAGCAAGCTGAAACAGCTCGTGCCGCCGCTCAACGAAAGACTCAAGCTGACGCCAACCCGCCAGTCcgctcgatgaagatgacgccGCAGGAGTTCAGCAAGAAGCGTGCAGAGAGGGATGCGGCGATGCTTGAGCAAGCGCGGCAACACCGTGCCAAGATCATTGAGGCTCAAAGACAACAGCTTGCGGCTGCACGCGCAGCtcagcagatgcagatggcTGGTGGCCCGCAAGCacaagctgctgcaggaCAGCAACGCCCGCCTGGCGCTAACATGCCTGCGCAACAAGCTCAGATGCAGGTCAATGGACAACAAGTCCCTAATGTTAATGCACAGATGGCGGCGTCGCAGCAAGGCAGAGCGAACTTGCAGATGGCGCAGAGGAACGGTCACCTCGCCCCTCCGCACGTGAACGGCCAGGGCATACCGCAAGCACAGATGCAGGCACGAGCTCCTCAAATGGCACAGCACGCTAATTTGCAGGCACAGCCACACCCTCAGCAGATGAGAAACCCACAATACGCTGGTCAGCAATACCCGGTAGCGAATGGCAATACCGTTCCGACACAACAAGTAAGTGCTCACACGACAACGCAACAACAGCTTCAAGAAAACCAGGCTCTTCTGGCGGCTTTCCAGcgatcgcagcagcagcagcagcaaggcaaCTCGACTCACAATGGAAATCAGCAGATGAATGGCTCCCCCAGCATGCCTCCTCCCCCAACACCGCAAACTGCACCACAGAAGCTCTCCTCCGGCCATACACCCCAAATCTTCGCCATACAAAACCAGCTGCGAGCGGCAAATCCGTCATTGTCGGATGAGCAAATCCAAGCGTTGGCGATACAGCAGCTCTCCAAGCAGACAGGTCAGCAGTCTAGCAATCAAGCCCGGCAGAACGCCATGAACGCCGCTTCGGGCATGGCCAACCAGGGCCAGGCAGGTGTACCCTCGCAGGCATACCAGCAGAAGCAGGGTCAATACGTGCAGCGTCCCGTTGCCAATGGCGTGAACGGAATGTACTCTCAGGTGAACGGAGCAGCAAATACCCAGCAACAAACCGGTGCGGCTATGAGCTCACAAGGGAACACCAATTCCTCTCAAGCACAGGAAGATTATCGTGCACAGCTCATGCGCAATCAGCAGTTGCAAATGCCGCAGATGCGACAGATGCAAAGCCCGAATGCGAACCACGCACAATTGTACAGCAGTCCCGTCGCTAACAACGCCAGTCCGCACATGGCTGCGACGTCTCCGGGGCAGTCGCCGTACCAGAATGTCAATCAAATGTCGCAGGTGGCAGGCGCCAACGGACAGCGACCAGTATCGCGTTCCAACACGCCACAAATGCAGAGACTGAGCTCGTCGGGAAGCGTCAATACCGTGGGCAATAATGGAGGAATGCAGAGTCCGGGCGCGTTGAGTATGCCTCAGAACAGCCCTCGAAGTCTGCCTGCATCAATGGCGCAGTAG